A section of the Clostridium omnivorum genome encodes:
- a CDS encoding ABC transporter permease has product MSIINLFRTSIYSLKSHKLRVFLTMIGIIIGISSVVTILSIGDGLKAEVNKSVEDTSANRINIYFESENIGADLTLIEPFSKIDAYYLKNIDGVEKVEASQGIAGISFTSVQVTCFDKNATIMIDSYEGKSLNIKYGRFFKENENASKLIVINFEAAKSLFDSPEKAIGRGVSINGVNYEVIGVLGEPGAFSLAGTSSYVSKSAKEEINSNDTISSIDVYFKAGEDKNRVFEDIKKELKQQHPNLKGEYKLQDPQAITKAFEKIIGGLTAFIALVTGISLFVGGIGVMNIMYVSVSERKREIGIRRAIGAKPKSILLQFLFEAILVTGTGGLIGILCGFLFGKVASIFLPFRPVLTVNSFIGATLTSVLVGIIFGIIPAINASRMDPIKAIYL; this is encoded by the coding sequence ATGTCTATAATTAACTTGTTTAGAACTTCAATATATAGTCTAAAATCACATAAATTAAGAGTTTTTCTTACAATGATAGGAATTATCATAGGCATAAGTTCCGTAGTTACAATTCTATCCATCGGAGATGGTTTAAAAGCAGAGGTAAATAAATCAGTGGAGGATACTAGTGCAAATAGGATAAATATCTATTTTGAGTCAGAGAATATTGGAGCAGACTTAACCTTGATTGAACCTTTCAGCAAAATAGATGCTTATTACCTTAAGAATATAGATGGAGTAGAGAAGGTAGAAGCTAGTCAAGGTATTGCAGGAATAAGCTTTACTTCTGTGCAAGTAACTTGTTTTGATAAGAATGCAACAATTATGATAGACAGTTATGAAGGTAAAAGTTTAAATATTAAATACGGACGTTTCTTTAAAGAAAATGAAAATGCTTCAAAATTAATAGTAATTAATTTTGAAGCAGCAAAAAGCCTTTTTGATTCTCCTGAAAAAGCTATTGGTAGAGGAGTATCCATAAATGGGGTTAATTATGAGGTAATAGGAGTTTTAGGGGAACCTGGAGCATTTTCGCTAGCTGGTACCTCAAGTTATGTATCAAAAAGTGCTAAAGAAGAAATAAATTCAAATGATACTATATCAAGTATAGATGTTTATTTTAAAGCAGGAGAGGATAAAAATAGGGTTTTCGAAGACATAAAAAAAGAGTTAAAACAGCAACATCCTAATTTAAAAGGTGAATATAAACTTCAAGATCCTCAGGCTATTACTAAAGCCTTTGAAAAGATTATAGGAGGGTTAACTGCCTTTATTGCGCTAGTTACTGGGATATCCCTATTTGTTGGTGGGATAGGTGTAATGAATATCATGTATGTTTCTGTATCTGAAAGAAAAAGAGAAATTGGTATAAGAAGAGCTATTGGAGCAAAGCCGAAAAGTATTTTACTTCAATTTCTATTTGAAGCAATTCTAGTAACTGGAACAGGCGGTTTAATAGGTATTCTTTGTGGATTCTTATTTGGTAAAGTTGCTAGCATTTTTTTACCATTCCGACCAGTTCTAACTGTAAATAGTTTTATTGGCGCAACACTTACTTCTGTTCTAGTAGGAATAATCTTCGGGATAATACCAGCAATTAATGCATCAAGGATGGATCCAATTAAGGCAATATATCTCTAG
- a CDS encoding helix-turn-helix domain-containing protein, translated as MMGFTLIDNDTMLENISDGAFRLYCVLQSYCYGEKDVCFPSQKTLGEKLKRSVRTIQRYIKELVEAKLIEVKRRGSNNNYYKMLRKAVQKSIQNTVSTIKAAAEKHKSSSKGNFNNYKQRNYNMNKLEKLLLNNDSGICYEECLL; from the coding sequence ATGATGGGATTCACATTAATTGATAATGATACAATGCTTGAGAATATAAGTGATGGAGCTTTTAGACTATACTGTGTGCTTCAAAGTTATTGTTATGGAGAAAAGGATGTTTGTTTCCCATCTCAGAAGACTTTAGGAGAAAAGCTTAAAAGAAGTGTTAGAACTATTCAGAGGTATATAAAAGAGTTAGTTGAAGCAAAGCTTATTGAAGTAAAAAGAAGAGGTTCTAATAACAACTACTATAAAATGCTGAGAAAAGCGGTACAAAAGTCAATTCAAAACACCGTTAGTACTATCAAGGCAGCTGCTGAAAAACATAAAAGCAGCAGTAAAGGTAATTTCAATAATTATAAGCAGAGAAATTATAATATGAATAAGCTAGAGAAGTTATTGCTTAATAATGACTCAGGTATATGTTATGAGGAATGTTTGCTATAA